The following proteins come from a genomic window of Micromonas commoda chromosome 2, complete sequence:
- a CDS encoding predicted protein, whose translation MSRDRAPATARLAVLLAVLLAPAPRRGRHPGFDFNNGVLLAMAATNTADDNPLSITESTTTDGRVCSVGPYGWFCDPPAVENDVTYYTPPEGGYKGYLDQNRLLGAVPEGLPPLCIDECTDDCRPPCPVECVKTKFNTRSVALETGTAGVKVAHQFFVNPYNGSDAHPGTREKPWETLKRAEAQVRFLRVQNTEAPDSVKLLEPVQIWIRSFDPSQLEDPKSQLENARYMGFTIDE comes from the coding sequence ATGTCCAGGGATCGagcgcccgccaccgcgaggctcgcggtcctcctcgcggtcctcctcgcgcccgccccgcgacgcgggcggcacCCAGGGTTCGATTTCAACAACGGCGTGCTCCTCGCCATGGCTGCGACCAACACCGCGGACGATAACCCGCTGTCCATCACCGAGTCCACCACCACGGACGGTCGCGTGTGCTCTGTGGGTCCGTACGGCTGGTTCtgcgacccgcccgcggttGAGAACGACGTGACGTACTACACCCCGCCCGAGGGAGGGTACAAGGGGTACCTCGACCAGAACAGGCTGCTGGGCGCGGTGCCGGAGGGCCTCCCGCCGCTGTGCATCGACGAGTGCACCGACGACTGCCGGCCGCCGTGCCCGGTGGAGTGCGTCAAGACCAAGTTCAACACGAGGAGCGTGGCGCTGGAGACGGGAACCGCGGGCGTCAAGGTGGCGCACCAGTTCTTCGTCAACCCTTACAACGGAAGCGACGCGCACCCCGGGACAAGGGAGAAGCCGTGGGAGACTCTCAAACGCGCAGAGGCGCAGGTGCGGTTCCTGCGAGTGCAGAACACGGAGGCGCCCGACAGCGTCAAGCTGCTGGAGCCCGTGCAGATATGGATCAGGAGCTTCGATCCCTCGCAGCTGGAGGACCCGAAGTCCCAGCTGGAGAACGCCAGGTACATGGGCTTCACCATAGACGAGTAG
- a CDS encoding predicted protein: MGRPSSAPREWMPKTGARPFNLSARKAGRHSKEAVAAKIAMEEAKDLTFKPQTRTLRRPASSRAEFGSRQERLARLSTPRTQVWEKYEQEKERLSQEREGLSECTFKPKLVTKTAAPRPKSAFPQRLYGDAENRYKLREAAKRQLAEAEVASYPFQPAINDNSRAAVEAEGYKPIHERVGELLRKKQEALAAARVQVELENPDLTFAPKVSDASRAIARGLEEEAGVDEKSKFDRLASGVSFTDMRRASIGGGTATRSSRRSIGGSMYGEDDFSFAPRLNENTRRLCEMMAEEGVRGGNGSFLDRQREHLQRSKEKKAAIRAKFDQDCTFHPNTGNAAEVLMKSKHVVKLGETPQERVARLAFLEKQEKEIKQKIAEENYHKQFTFKPKISKDARSKSATPLEDLVTNKRTNEVRAAAAAAAAEAFNAECTFEPNLGRRHEDAKPRPFQVDYSEEGGIVARIREYRREKEICLQEARNEKEFKELESCTFQPNAGVKKSKPKSANSKSVAEVVPGLGRHLELRQRAKQMEDEARARKAKVFLEDAVKKDVAHRQTVPKQPRISAYAEHGAKAEERKKRLLAEKEARDKAECTFRPVTNEAPRKELIEALLAEDDDLAPFTPGSGVGHSPY; the protein is encoded by the coding sequence atggggcggccgtcgtccgcgccgcgggagtGGATGCCCAAGACGGGCGCCAGACCCTTTAACTTGAGCGCGAGGAAGGCCGGAAGGCACTCCAaggaggctgtcgcggcAAAGATTgcgatggaggaggcgaaaGACCTCACGTTTAAGCCCCAGACGCGGACCCTGCGtcgtcccgcgtcgtcccgcgcggagTTCGGCAGCCGCCAGGAGCGCCTCGCACGCCTCTCCACCCCGCGGACCCAGGTGTGGGAGAAGTATGagcaggagaaggagcggCTGAgccaggagcgcgagggcctCAGCGAGTGCACGTTCAAGCCCAAGCTCGTGACCAAAACGGCGGCTCCGAGGCCGAAGTCTGCCTTCCCCCAGCGGCTgtacggcgacgcggagaacCGCTATAAGCTCCGCGAGGCGGCCAAGCgccagctcgcggaggccgAGGTCGCATCGTACCCTTTCCAGCCGGCGATCAACGACaactcccgcgccgccgtcgaggctgaGGGATACAAGCCCATACACGAACGCGTGGGCGAGTTGCTTCGAAAGAAACAGgaggctctcgccgcggcgcgcgtgcagGTGGAACTCGAGAACCCCGACCTGACGTTCGCGCCGAAGGTGAGCGACGCCAGCagggccatcgcgcgcgggctggaggaggaagccggtGTCGACGAAAAGTCAAAGTTTGACAGGCTGGCGTCGGGTGTCAGCTTCACCGAcatgcgccgcgcgtccatcggcggcggcaccgccaCGCGCTCCAGCAGGCGCAGCATCGGCGGGAGCATGTACGGGGAGGACGACTtctcgttcgcgccgaggctgaacGAGAACACCAGGCGGCTGTGCGAGAtgatggcggaggagggcgtcaGGGGCGGCAACGGCTCCTTCCTTGACCGGCAGCGGGAGCACCTGCAGCGGagcaaggagaagaaggccgcCATCCGCGCGAAGTTCGACCAGGACTGCACGTTCCACCCGAACACCGgcaacgcggcggaggtgctcaTGAAGTCCAAGCACGTCGTCAAGCTGGGGGAGACCCCGCAGGAGAGGGTCGCGCGGCTGGCGTTCCTTGAGAAGCAGGAGAAGGAGATAAAGCAAAAAATCGCGGAGGAAAACTACCACAAGCAGTTCACGTTCAAGCCCAAGATCTCCAAGGATGCAAGGTCCaagtccgcgacgccgcttgAGGACCTGGTCACGAACAAACGCACCAACGAGGTacgggccgccgccgccgccgccgccgccgaggcgttcaACGCCGAGTGCACCTTTGAGCCCAACCTCGGCCGGCGCCACGAGGACGCCAAGCCCCGGCCGTTTCAGGTTGACTACTCGGAGGAGGGAGGGATCGTGGCCAGGATCCGGGAGTACAGGCGCGAGAAGGAGATCTGCCTGCAGGAGGCCCGCAACGAGAAGGAgttcaaggagctcgagtcTTGCACCTTCCAGCCCAACGCGGGGGTCAAAAAGTCAAAGCCGAAATCCGCAAACAGCAaatccgtcgccgaggttgtcCCCGGCCTCGGCAGGCACCTCGAGCTCAGGCAGCGCGCCAAGCagatggaggacgaggcgagggccCGCAAGGCGAAGGTAttcctcgaggacgccgtcaagAAGGACGTGGCGCACAGGCAGACGGTGCCGAAGCAGCCGAGGATCAGCGCGTACGCCGAGcacggcgccaaggcggaggagaggaaAAAGAGGTtactcgcggagaaggaggcgagggacaAGGCGGAGTGCACGTTCCGGCCGGTGACGAACGAGGCCCCGAGgaaggagctcatcgaggcgctgctggcggaggatgacgaccTGGCGCCCTTCACCCCGGGATCAGGCGTGGGGCATTCGCCATATTGA
- a CDS encoding predicted protein, which translates to MAAIAGSAAVARAAPALGARRSVRSGSALPKAACARRNKRVMATTRATFAGGLGDDFTAPTPKPAAPTQAFNAASIKVIGVGGGGSNAVNRMVGSDINGVEFWIVNTDAQAMATAAVPSSCHIQIGSELTRGLGAGGNPEIGQKAAEESRQSIEQSLAGSDMVFVTAGMGGGTGSGAAPVVAGVAKAAGILTVGIVTMPFKFEGRQRYNQAMDAVERLRRNVDTLIVIPNDRLLSAVDTALPVQDAFLLADDILRQGVRGICDIITLPGLINVDFADVRAVMADAGSSLMGIGRATGKNRAREAAAAAISSPLLDLGIDRATGIVWNITGSKDLTLHEVNEAAEVIYELVDPSALIIFGAVVNPAIQLAEGEVAITLIATGFQPSSNPQAGRAPPQQQAAPARGGEIMGWGAEGGAPPPPPPPPPRGGGGGIPSFLKRRMGR; encoded by the exons ATGGCTGCGATCGCGGGAtctgccgccgtcgcgcgcgcggcgcccgccctGGGTGCCCGCCGCTCGGTCCGCTCTGGGAGTGCCCTCCCCAAAGCTGCCTGCGCGCGCCGAAACAAGCGTGTGATGGCCACCACACGCGCCACCTTCGCGGGCGGCCTCGGGGATGACTTcacggcgcccacgcccaaGCCTGCCGCCCCCACCCAGGCATTCAACGCTGCATCCATCAAG GTCATCGGTGTCGGTGGTGGTGGTTCCAACGCCGTGAACCGCATGGTTGGGAGCGACATCAACGGAGTGGAGTTCTGGATCGTCAACACCGACGCTCAG GccatggccaccgcggcggtgccctcgTCCTGCCACATCCAGATTGGCAGCGAACTGACCCGTGgcctgggcgcgggcggcaaCCCCGAGATCGGCCAGAAGGCGGCCGAGGAGAGCAGGCAGTCCATCGAGCAGTCGCTCGCGGGCTCTGACATGGTGTTCGTGACCGCCGGTATGGGTGGTGGCACCGGCTCCGGCGCtgctcccgtcgtcgcgggcgtggcCAAAGCGGCTGGTATCCTCACCGTCGGCATCGTCACCATGCCCTTCAAGTTTGAGGGTCGCCAGCGCTACAACcaggcgatggacgccgtcgagcgcctccgccgcaaCGTCGATACCCTGATCGTCATTCCCAACGATCGTCTCCTCTCCGCGGTCGACACCGCGCTTCCCGTGCAGGACGCCTTCCTCCTTGCCGACGACATCCTCCGccagggcgtccgcggcatCTGCGACATCATCACCCTTCCCGGCCTCATCAACGTCGATTTCGCCGATGTCCGCGCGGtgatggcggacgcgggctcGTCTCTGATGGGTATCGGTCGCGCCACCGGCaagaaccgcgcgcgcgaggctgccgcggctgccatctcctcgccgctcctcgacctcggcaTCGACCGCGCCACCGGCATCGTTTGGAACATCACCGGAAGCAAGGACCTCACCCTTCACGAGGTGAacgaggccgccgaggtcatctacgagctcgtcgatccCTCCGCGCTCATTATTTTTGGCGCCGTCGTGAACCCGGCCAtccagctcgccgagggAGAGGTCGCCATCACCCTCATCGCCACTGGCTTCCAGCCCTCCTCAAACCCCCAGGCtggccgcgcgcctccccaGCAGCAGGCGGCGCCTGCCCGCGGTGGTGAGATCATGGGATGGGGCGCGGAGGGTGGTgcgccccctcctcctccccctcctccccccaggggcggtggtggcggcaTCCCCAGCTTCCTCAAGAGGCGCATGGGCCGCTAA
- a CDS encoding uncharacterized protein (similar to Chlamy FAP52), which translates to MGVLPLESVIGFDGKVNGGLVLHPDGRTLIYPLGATVVVKELGDTFAQTFLQGHTDEVSCLTVSPDGRFLASGQLSFMGFSADIIVWDMETRKAVHRMSLHKVKVQDLAFSPCGTYLASLGGQDDNSLVIWDVHSGNAICGTPVPGLTKCLSYFNVDSYKLATGGGQSLVVWDFDKPNRKLRPHKVNMGSLRRNAEYITVDDNDQQMFVGTSSGDVLKIALGACVYRQSGPYKSLVPKGVATNAISPTGDIVVGGGDGSVSVLDRESMKIIAVTKLASGVTSCVVAPGVHKDGGFGLYCGTDSCNIYYLKYSPTQGFLSELVQTCHSQAVNDVAFPKGYSEVFATAGSSDVRVWHVSEARELLRVSCPNVECKCVSFMPDGGSILSGWSDGKIRVFAPQTGRLMYTIHDAHKEVSAIVGSSCGGKIVSGGIEGFVRVWRIGPQSQTMLASMKEHKGPVNSLALRANDSECVSACSDGSAIIWDLATFHRRGELTANTFFKACAYHPDESQIVTTGTDRKVSWWEAFDGSAIRVVDGSETAEINSLDVSSDGTQVVTGGGDKDVKVWGYDEGACFHVGKGHSGAITKVKFTPDGQKIITVGSEGAIFIWQNMPLE; encoded by the exons ATGGGCGTCCTCCCGCTCGAGTCCGTCATCGGCTTCGACGGCAAGGTGAACGGCGGGCTGGTGCTGCACCCCGACGGCCGGACGCTGATTTACCCGCTCGGCGCGACCGTCGTGGtgaaggagctcggcgacacGTTCGCGCAAACCTTCCTCCAGGGCCACACCGATGAGGTTTCGTGCCTGACCGTCTCCCCCGACGGCCGCTTCCTCGCCTCCGGTCAGCTCTCGTTCATGGGCTTCAGCGCGGACATAATCGTCTGGGATATGGAGACAAGGAAGGCTGTGCACCGCATGTCTCTGCACAAGGTGAAGGTGCAGGACCTGGCGTTTTCGCCATGTGGAACCTACCTggcgtccctcggcggcCAGGACGACAACTCGCTGGTCATCTGGGACGTCCACAGCGGCAACGCGATATGCGGAACCCCCGTGCCGGGCCTGACCAAGTGCCTGAGCTATTTCAACGTGGACAGCTACAAgctggcgacgggcggggggcAGTCGCTCGTGGTCTGGGACTTCGACAAGCCCAATCGCAAGCTGAGGCCCCACAAGGTGAACATGGGCAGCCTCAGGCGCAACGCCGAGTACATCACCGTGGACGATAAC GACCAGCAGATGTTTGTGGGCACATcctccggcgacgtccttaagatcgccctcggcgcgtgcgtgtaCAGGCAGAGCGGCCCGTACAAGTCTCTGGTTCCCAAGGGTGTCGCCACCAACGCCATATCCCCCACCGGCGACATCgtggtgggcggcggcgacgggagcgtcAGCGTGCTGGACCGCGAGAGCATGAAGATCATCGCGGTCACCAAGCTGGCGAGCGGCGTCACCagctgcgtcgtcgcgcccggcgtgcACAAGGATGGCGGCTTTGGCCTCTACTGCGGCACCGACTCGTGCAACATCTACTACCTCAAGTACTCGCCGACGCAGGGGTTCCTGTCGGAGCTCGTGCAGACCTGCCACTCCCAGGCGGTCAACGACGTCGCCTTTCCCAAGGGTTACAGCGAGGtgttcgccaccgccggctCCTCCGACGTGCGGGTCTGGCACGTctccgaggcgagggagctccttcgcgtcTCGTGCCCCAACGTTGAGTGCAAGTGCGTTTCGTTCATGCCCGACGGCGGCAGCATCTTGTCCGGCTGGTCCGACGGCAAGATCCGCGTGTTCGCCCCGCAGACCGGCCGCTTGATGTACACCATCCACGACGCCCACAAGGAGGTGTCGGCGATCGTCGGCAGCTCGTGCGGGGGGAAGATTGTCTCTGGAGGCATCGAGGGGTTTGTCCGCGTGTGGCGCATCGGACCCCAGTCGCAAACGATGCTGGCGTCCATGAAGGAGCATAAGGGTCCCGTGAACTCCCTCGCACTCCGCGCCAACGACAGCGAGTGCGTCAGCGCCTGCTCCGACGGCAGCGCCATCATCTGGGACCTCGCCAccttccaccgccgcggcgagctcaccgcAAACACCTTCTTCAAGGCTTGCGCGTATCATCCCGACGAGTCCCAGATCGTGACCACCGGCACCGATCGCAAGGTTTCGTGGTGGGAGGCTTTCGATGGGAGCGCGATCCGCGTCGTTGACGGCTCCGAGACGGCCGAAATCAACTCTTTGGACGTTTCAAGCGACGGGACGCAGGtggtcaccggcggcggcgacaaggATGTCAAGGTTTGGGGGTACGACGAGGGTGCGTGCTTCCACGTCGGGAAGGGCCACAGCGGCGCCATCACCAAGGTCAAGTTCACGCCTGACGGCCAGAAGATCATCACTGTCGGATCCGAGGGTGCCATCTTCATCTGGCAGAATATGCCACTGGAGTAA
- a CDS encoding predicted protein, protein MTVKSGSCNICNRPIFCGPRTLFRSSSKDGPSPSRSARATHRSRPLERVTARTTQCASTSPSWSETPRLARRTTAFASSKRESAGPPLFVLGHLGRETIMAKWGEGDSRWIVQERNDGANVNGWHWQERNMMGWGKDRMSQLLTAITFELPGSEGAARVVEISKFEGDASVNTRKGNKKFAVFDLSVTCKWEGECVDAEGKETTAKGEIKLTEFASENDEDEYVFKVTSSDGDKAAKERLKQKIEAAVAAAFAPCLATFAKELADM, encoded by the coding sequence ATGACGGTTAAAAGTGGTTCGTGTAACATTTGCAACCGACCTATTTTTTGTGGTCCTCGCACGCTTTTCAGAAGTTCTTCGAAGGATGGTCCCTCGCCTTCCAGGTcggcccgcgcgacgcatcgctcgcgccctCTCGAGCGAGTCACCGCGCGCACTACACAgtgcgcgtccacgtcccccTCGTGGTCGGAGACACCGCGCTTAGCGAGGCGAAcgaccgcgttcgcgtcgagcaaACGAGAGTCGGCGGGCCCTCCGCTTTTCGTCCTCGGCCATCTTGGGAGGGAGACCATCATGGCGAAgtggggcgagggcgacagCAGGTGGATCGTTCAGGAGCGtaacgacggcgcgaacgtgAACGGATGGCACTGGCAGGAGAGGAACATGATGGGGTGGGGTAAGGACCGGATGTCGCAGCTCCTCACGGCGATCACGTTCGAGCTGCCCGGGAGCGAGGGTGCGGCGCGGGTCGTGGAGATCAGCAAgttcgagggcgacgcgagcgtcaaTACGCGCAAGGGAAACAAGAAGTTCGCGGTATTCGACCTCTCCGTCACGTGCAAATGGGAGGGGGAGTgtgtcgacgccgagggcaaGGAAACCACCGCCAAGGGCGAGATCAAGCTCACCGAGTTCGCGTCGGagaacgacgaggacgagtacGTCTTCAAAGTGACCTCATCGGACGGCGACAAAGCCGCAAAGGAGAGGCTGAAGCAGAAGATCGaagcggcggtcgcggcggcgttcgctcCGTGCCTCGCAACGttcgcgaaggagctcgcggacaTGTGA